The stretch of DNA TACGAAACTTTGCCAAGTAAAAGAGGAGCCATTTTTCGGTCCAGCCAATAATAAATTGCCATGCGGATAATACTTAGCACGCAACACCTTAGCACAAAGGTAGTCTGGACTAGTTATCAATCTCCAACACTGCTTAGCTAGCAAGGCCAAATTAAATGAGTGAAGGTCTCGAAACCCCATCCCTCCCATCTTCTTTGGAATACATAGTTTCCACCAGGCGTACCAGTGCATACTTTTCTTGTCTCCATCTCCTCCCCACCCAAACTGTGCTATGAGGTCCGTTATGTCCTTACAGACCCCCTTAGGGATATTAAACACCGACATGGCAAACACAAGAATAGCTTGAGCAACTGCTTTCAATAACAATTCTTTACCGCCCATTGATAAAAGCTTGGCCATCCAAACACCAATTCTTTCTTTGATTCTCTCAACAAAATGCTTGAAGCAATCACTCCTCTCTGCTCCTACTAGAGCCGGTAGGCCTAAATATTTATCTGAGAGTGCTTCAGTGTCAATATGTAATTCTTGACAAATTTCTTCCCTCGCCACCACACTGGTATTAGGGCTAAAGAATATGCTTGATTTTGATCTACTCACCAATTGTCCAGAGTTAGTGCAATAATCATCTAGTGCCTTCTGTAAGGAAGCTGCATTTAACATATCCGCCGTCATGAGGATCAGGGAATCGTCAGCAAATAAAAGGTGTGAGACTGGCGGTGCATTTTTACACACCCTAACCCCATCAATGCCACCAGCTTCTTCTTCAAACTGCAGTATACTAGATAGACCTTCTGCACAGAAGAGAAATAAGTACGGCGATAAAGGGTCCCCTTGACGAAGGCCCCTTGTTAGTGGGACTCCTTCCGTCTCCTGAGAATTATACTTGATTGTATATTTCACTGAAGAAATACAATTCATAATTAAATTCACCCACTGGCCATCAAAACCCAATTTCAGCATCATATTCCTCAAAAAGACCCATTCAACTCTGTCATATGCTTTATGCATGTCCAACTTAACGGCACAGAGTCCTGATTGCCCGTTTCTCTTGTTCTTGATTTTAGGACACACTCATAAGCTACCAAAATATTATCAGTTATTAATCTACCAAGCACAAAAGCACTTTGTGTTTCTAAAATGATCTCAGGCAGAATGGTCTTCAATCGATTCTTAGATATTATCTTGTAGATAACATTACAAAGGCTTATAGGACAAAATTGAGTAATCGATTTgggagagtcaactttaggtatcaAAATGTCATGTTTATCTCAATCCTACATGATTGTTTTTCATCATAAAAAAACAAAGCATTCGTTTAAAGAGTTTTCAGTGTGGTGACGACTGCCGCAACCTCGCAGCAATCTCTACCATGTGTGCTCGCCATCGACCGTTGCCCTGCCCACCCTTTTCCCCTCCTCCTCTTAAGTTGCCGTGGCTGTCGTCGGAGTGTTGCGACACGCAGTTGGAGATGTTGGAACCACCGGATGACCATGCTGCGACTGCGTGAGTGGTGTTATGTGCAAGGGCAATAAGGTGTTCCTTGAGCAGTAATTAGGGGGGAGGTGTTGCCAAGGACCCGTGTGGTAGGCGGCGAGCTGCAACCGGCATGGTGAAATGATGGCATGACGACCAGCATGGTAGAATGATGGCATGACAAGCTACGATCGCTGCAACCGACGACGGAAAGAGCTTCGACCTATGACGACGAAAGCTGCAACCGTCTATGGTGGTGCTCCAACCAACCACCGCGTACAGGGCAAAACATATGCTACGACCGGCAAGTCTAGAAGCTGTGACTAAAACATATGCGATGATGCTAGTGGCAACCGCAGCGACATGTGCGACAGGCCAGCGCAGTGtacatgaatcaaacaaccaacaaTTCTTATCTAGTCTAATCCTctaaaattcctttgaatcaaaggaaacCTTAGAAGGATTGCAGATTCACCTGAAATGCTTGCATGTAGCAGTGCAAACATATGGGCAAAACATAACATCAAGAAGAACTGCACGAGGTTATTACGAGTTTGTTGCTCAGAAAAAATAATATTAGAACAAGTTTAACCAAAAGACCTTCACCACTCAAATACATCCTGTTTCTTTCGCAAACCTACAATGGCGCAATGAAAATATGGAGCGTCCCGACCCAACCAAACACTGCATGACGACCTGAGTAGCAACTGTTACTGTATTctgaccacacaagactctagacaAAAGCTCGCCTCATATTACCAGTTCACCTCATCTCATCACTACCCAGCTTCTTAACGGTGACTGAACAAAGCCCGGCCGACGATGCCAGTTGCCTCAATGTAACGATCAACACAGCGTGACACGCAGCTGCTCTCGCTTCCGCTCAGGCTTGATCCTGGCTTGGTCACACACTTTGCAAAGCACTTGTTCCCAACGGTCTGCGAAATTACAAGAGACAATTAGCTTCGTGTTATTGCATTTAGCAAAGAAAATGTGTCTAGACAAACAATTTACAGAGAACACGCCTATATTTCCACAATGATGGGCATGATCTTAAAAAGATGTGCATATCCGTTTGTCAAGGCAACGACAGAGGCAAACAAGAGAGTTTTCCAAATATCCATTCCCCAGGCAACAATTGAGTTTCAAAACTCCTTCATGTGACATCAATGACGACCAATCAGTCCAAATGAACGAAATAGATGATGCAAAGGTAAAAGTTAATAATAATGGAACTGCAGCAAGCCTAGAAAAATCCACAATGACCTGTGCACTCGCTTACCCCTTCCCAAAAGATTTGTACAATTTGCAGCCAGGCGACCACTTTTAATGCTGAAAACCTCAACCGCCCATAAGCTTGCTCTTTCTCATATTTCAGACGAGAACACAGCTAAACAGGCCAAAGCTTTTCAAGTGGGAAAGCAATCCTAATTTATACTATGGCTATTTCTCATTAACCAACACTAAACAATGTTGTTTTCAGATGGAGAGTTCATATTGTTCGACTAGAAAGCTTGTATTATGTAAGTAGGATGTTTTGTTTGAGTAAAGCTAGTAAGTATTATTCGAGTAGAAAGTTCTGTTTTGTTAGTGGAGAGTTTGTACTATTCAAACAGAGACTTTATACTATTATCAGACTAGAAAGTTTTGCCTTACTGGTAGAAAGTCTTACTATTCAAATAGGAAGTTTCGTTTAAGAGTGAAAAGATTGTACATACATAGAAAGTTAGTGTCCTTTAACAGAATTTAAGTAGAAAGTTCGTACTATCAAAGTGGAAAGTTTATGTATTCAAGAAAAAAGATTGTATAACCACCCACAAAAAAAGACTGTATAATAAGATTTTGCCATCAATCAAAATAGATAAATTGCACAAAATAATATAGGCAAACAGAAAATTTATCAAGATACACAAGTAAATGGACTGCGTCTTATGCAACCTATTATTACAGCAAAGGGGAGAAAAACACCCGGATTGGCCTGTCAGAAACTTGTGGTCGAAAATCGCGCACGAGCGCAAATTATGGTGCCCTATTAATAGTTAGGACAAGAAAATGTATAACATGCTACATCACCATTCGCTAGAGGTTACCACATATCTCCAAGAAAAAGAGCATGACTTAATTGAATCCAGTGCAAAGTAATAATAGTTCATATCAGAATAATAGACCAACCAGATAATACCATGAACATGTCATCGTTATCTAAATTAATCTATGGACATAATTAGGTGTTAGGCAATGCAGATGCACTTAAAAAGGGTTACCCTTAAGTTAGCAGGGACAATGTAGAAGACCTAATCACTCCTACCAAAATAAGTTGCTTGTGTGCAAAATTAGAAGCTGTAAGCCCCTGCACAACAGGAACATCACCAAACAGAACCTTGATGATATCCTTCAAAATTAAGAGCCATATAATGATTTATTACTTGTCACCATCAACCACAACATAAGAACCCAAACAATCCATACAGACTCAAATTAATAATCTTACGAGAAGAAGAGATTTGCGGTGACCGACAACTCTGCCAGGCCATATACCATTACATTAGGTATAACAGGTACAACTAGAGCATCAATATTGCTCAAGGGTGTGCTAGGAAGAATCGGTACTACTTTTGCTTAAAAATAATCGGTGCTGTATAATATTGTCTTATACAGTAACTTCATTTATTCTAACCTACTTATGGACTTTTTATACCTTCTCCTTttacaaataaataaataatcgTATATTGGTGATATTAGAATTTCACAAATATTGATGCAACTGTATTGTGTACAGGGGCATCATGGATCATCTCAAGGAAACATCTAGGCATACCAAACTCTAGTATGAATAGAAATTTTTAGGGATCTTTATGCAGCCAGGTTCAGCAAATTGACCATTGCCACTGAAAATGCGCAATATAAAACTCTATAATATTGGATTCTTAGTCTTCAACGACCGTTGCTCAATAGGGCAAGAAAATAGAACAATATAAATTACTATTCTGCAGTCTAGTCATGCCATATTGCTCCAGTTAAGTTGAAATGCGATGCAGATCATCTTGATATATCATATAAGATGCAGAAAGGTATTAAAGTCAATGGACATGGTGAGGATGGCTGAACAGCTGCTACATGTAAAGCTCTTTCCAAGATAATAATCCTTTTATGCAGAATTGCTAACCAGCTACTCAATTTAGTTAATTCAATTGTATTTATTACAGCAATCAGGATTGCAAAAAGATTTGGTCTGGTTTTTATTTTAAAAAGCTTACTATTAATAGATGTCTTTAAACTGAATTTCTCTCTAAACTTGAATGAAACCAACAGAGCTCAAACCCGGCAATCAAAGATAATGCAGTTGCTGCTTGTTCAAGTAGAATCTGCAAGCCCCCAAACAGTCTATCTATCTATAAAAGCCTTAGCATTTAGCATAGTGGAAAAAAAAAACTTGCAAGCACGATAAAAAAAAAATCCCCTCCGGTTCTAACATTATCGCCCCAACGAAACGAAGCCAAATATTCCCCTCCTAAGCAAATCAGCTATCGACGAATCAAGAATCATCTATGCCTGGTAACTAGCAGCCTAGCCGTCCACGTAGAAGCAGATCAACGAAAGTAATAAAGATATCAAAACATTAGGGGAGATTCCACCTCAAGAAGCTCCTGGGCATAGGCCTGCGCGAGCTGCGCCTTGATCTGCTCCATGAGCGCCTCCGGGTTGGGGGACGACCCTGACGACGACATCGACGGCGACGAGAAGGAGTCCATGCCGAATTCGCCTTGCTTGCCTTGCAAGAATTCGATGGTGCCCGGTGGTTACGGTGCGTTCTGCGCCGAAGGTTTCTGGGGACGGCGGGTTATACCGAGGTCGGGGGGCGGCGCAAAGGCAGGGTAAACCCTAGTCGGACTGGGAAAGGGCCGGTCCAATTTCAGCAGCAACATATAAGCCCATATTGTTTCTTGGGCAACAAGTTTCATGTGGGCCATGTCGAGGGTGCCTATACCTCGCCTATCACGAGTTGGACCGACCGCGCTAGTCAGGGCGTCGCAAATGGGCCGGCCTACGTAAGTTCGTCTTTTCTCCTGTTTTTACGTTTGTTcgtatttttttttgctttttctagTATTCCTATTTTTGGAAAATATTGTAATAACATATAATTCAAAGCTTAAAAAATAAAATATATTAAAATAGGGAATATGAAAAAAATGTTAACATAATGTAAAGCAATTGTTCATTCGCAAAAAAAAGTAAAGCAATTGTTAGCTTAATTCAAAATATGTTAAAAACTTATGACATTTTAAAATTGTTAATGTGTTTCAAGATATTTAAGCTACATTCTAAAAAATGTTATtcgaaaataaaaaaaaactgatAGCATATTAAACAAACTTATGATATTTCAAAAAGTTAATGTGTTTCAAGAAATTTAAGCTACATTTAAAAACATGTTATTCAAAAGTTTTAAAATAAATTATTAAATAATACTTCAAATGTATAAGAAAAATGTTGATATCATACAGAAAAATATTCGTGAACGTTTTAAAATGTTCATGTGGTTGTCTATTTTAAAAACATTTGACATGTACAGAAATAATGTTTCACATGTACATAAAACATGTACATAGAAACCCGAGAAAAACGgtacaaacaacacatagaaagcaAAAAAAAAGTTCTAAAACCAAAGAAAACACATAAAATGAAAGGAATGGCCAAACACAACCGGTGAAAAGAAATAGAAATGAAGAAAACTAAATAAATCAGTAAAAACTgaagaatgaaacaaagaaaaacgaaaataaagaaaaatcggtgAAAACCAAGAACAAACAAAAGGAAACTAATgagaaataaagaaaaaggaaagaaaagaaaaaagtccATGAAAACAGAGAAGTTAGTGAAAAACAAAGAAACAAGAAGTTAGaacgaagaaaaagaaaaacagaagaaaaccgataaaaaaacaaaaacataaaagtaaaaaaacaaaaggaaaaacccCGAAGAAAACCATAGCAGAGTGAACGTACCGCGAGCGAACGGGCCAGCCCGCTTGCCCTTCACCTGATAGAAGAGCTATTTCCATCTCGCTACAAGCGAGATATAGCTCTCGCAAGCGCAGCAAACAGTCACACCCGCACAAGCTTTGGAACGCCCATTACGGGACATTTTTCATTTGTTTtcatgtttttctttttttcacttattcaaaaaatgttcacgttatCAAAAAGTtccaaattaaaaaaggaatttctagaaaaatgttcaagatttgaataatgttTCTGGATTTCAAAACTTGTTCTTGAATTTACAAAGTATTCCTGTATTTCAGAAAATTATTGGATTTTTGAATAATGTTTCATGATTTCGAAAAATATGTATGAATTTGAATATGTTCCCAGACTTAAAAAATGTTTAGTAATTAGTAAAAAAAATCATAATATGTTTATGATCTAGAAAATAATTCATGTAATTCAAAAAAGTCCATGAACTTGAAAAAGTGTTTTGTATTTCAAAAGATGTTTACAAATTTCCATAAAAGTTTATGGCATCGATAATGTTCTGAAtttataaaaaaatcatgaataCGAAAAATATTCATGGATTTGAAGCAAGTGATACAAATTCCCAAAATGTTGTGAGTTTAAGaaaatcatgaataaggaaatgatACATTACAAAAACTGATTTCTAATAATGTTCTCAATTTTACGAAAAAAAATCATtttaaatttgaaaaatgttcccaCATTTCAAAAACTATTTGTTAATATGAACAAATTGAAATGAAAAGAAAATAGAaattaaacaaaatttgaaaaggaaaagtagaagaagaagaataggaatgaaaagaaaaaaacaaaaggttcCCTCTAGGACTCAGTCGACTAAGACTTCGCGAAGTCTCGGTCGGTGATGTCAGCGTACAACTGTACTGTATTTTGTAGACTATGAGTATGTTTTTTTCGAGGTGTCACCCAGCTTTATTCAATCGAAATAAAATGTGGCATACAAACTATATCAGGGGTCTATAGGAGCCACAAAGTGGCACCCCACATTTAGGGTAACAGAAGCTCTTGCCAAGTCATGCAACTCCTAATTATTCGCTCGCCTCTTGTGGCCTGCTTCAACTGCTTCAAAATCTCCCATCTGAGCTTTAATTTCTTCAATAACCATAGAACTAGATCCCATGTACGAGCTCTTGAGATGATTAATAGTCGCCATGCAGTCTGTCACTACCTGTACTTTGTGAATGTTTAGATCACTCGCCAAGGACAGGGCCTCCCTAAAGGCCATAGCTTCAAGTATTTCTGGATGTACTATATCGCGGATCACCACCGAAGATGCTCCCTGAAAACTTCCAAGTTCATCTCTGCATACCGCAACAAAGGCAACTCTATCACTGTTCTGGCTCACAGCTGCATCCACCATGATTTTCAAATACCCCCGGACTGGAGGCTTCCATTTTCTAGCTGTTCTTGTGGTAGCTGGAACTCTTTCATGTGTAGTAGCCCCTTGCTTCATAGGCCTGCACGTAGCTAGTAACTCTAGATCAGCTAAGTAACTTTGAATGAAGCTAAAGGTGGTCAGAGGTGATTGGAACTCCTGCTCATAAAGCGCTCTCCCGCGAGCCCACCAAATCGACCACAAGGTCACAAGTATTTTCACAAATTCAGCTTCACTTGTAGATTCCATCAGTTCAACAAGCCATATGCGTGCATCAGGAATATTGCATGCTATCAAATGCTCGACCATCTCTTCATCCATATGACTaccgggtatgacccgcccagaaggGGCCGGGTCAATCCTAATGGCGGGTTACTAAAAGGAGCTCAGTAAATATACAAGGCGATGGTTTAGTATAAgacttgtagtaggcccaagcccagaggtggATTGAGGCCCGTGATTGTAAACCGCCATGTgtaagaaagacttgtaaagaaaggcatgtaaaggaagtcaccgagccggacacgttataTGAGTCGGTAGGGACTCtgaaggccgccaggcgtcaacccgtgtatataaggggacgacccggtggcggcttagggtaagaaacaacagatcgagaagccaagctagcgtatttcgctccttggtcatcgaaacctagcaataccacatcaactagactaggctttaccttcaccgcaaggggccgaaccagtataaacctctcgtgtcctttgtcccgattaacccctttaagcttcctagttccgatggctccacaactaagtcctttcactaggacatctgccgtgactattccacaacagttggcgcccaccatggggccagcacacggtggatttgagttcttgaagggcaacttcaaagggctcaaggaatacactatgggccggatgaccaagagtcatcgcggcaagctttacatcgatGATGAAGGCTAGGGCCCCGACGCcgtctcaatcgagtacgggtaccgggtcccctttgacggaatccacgtcttcatcgaccGGATCGGCGAGCCagaccctgagccggacatctgcaccaacctcgtcgagacggctcagcacgcGATATTCGCCCGGGCTTAACCCGCCGTGAGGtgtgccttcgtgggttgcatccatggagaggAATTTTCCGAAGgatcggtggacgatggtgagacgGCCGTTTGCTCTAacggtgagtcgtccacaggcgagacagattctttgtatcagttacaagatggcgggcttgggggttgtcccgatggcagcagtattccggacccctctgagccGCCGGatcgagccggagtcttcatggctggcactcaacctGGTCAGAATTCTACGGCTGCGGCAGCGATAACCACTGGGTCAGCAGCGGccaggtcaggagaccccgcgagcCCACCGACTCAGgtactaatggacctcatggataggaTGACGGCCCTGTTGACTGTTGTGGTTGAGCCGgcggataaggctcagcatgacgcggaggtagcaCGGCTACGCGAAGAGGTAgcacaggccaaggaaaatttagcgACGGAAGATGTCAGGATGGCCGCAGAACGGGCGGCTCTAGATGCacatgctcagcagcttcaagtggAGACTtttcggctctcggtggatctaaatgcgtcaaacgaggtcatgaggagtgataatccccaagtgcaaggaatcatcgtagcaattttcaAAGGtgaaagtgataagtatggagtgtcgaacccacaagaagctaaaggtaagatcaatattctctcaagccctatctgccactgatacgactctacgtatagCGAAcaattgcttccaactagcaacaagaaataaaactaggttGTGGATATGAAGAGGATaagtttgtatgatatcggagagctaaaatataaaagtaggtgctgttatcatgaagttagaatatattactaaatattataaatagcgagtgtggaataatggtggatcggtgtgcggaattgtcctatgaAATCGTTAacaagactggtaatcactattgcagtttcatatgagggagaggcataagctaacatactttctctacttggatcatatgcacattggaactctagcaagcatccgcaactactaaagatcattaaggtaaaacccaacaatatcattaaagcatcaagtcctctttattcccatacgtaaCAACCCCctcactcgggtttgtgtttcagtcactcagcaacccactataagcgaatcatgaacgtattgcaacaccctacagcgggaacccctcacgcttgcgcgacacggagggcaccataggacaacatcaaagtaaaacatacaactcataccaatctagatcatcaatcaacccaaagacaaaagatatctactcaaaacatcataggatggcaacacatcattggatcataatatgtggcctaaagcaccatgttcaagtagggattacatcagggtgcaggagagtggaccgcgtaaaagagatgagggtgatgatgatgatggtgatgttgatgaagaaaatcACCNNNNNNNNNNNNNNNNNNNNNNNNNNNNNNNNNNNNNNNNNNNNNNNNNNNNNNNNNNNNNNNNNNNNNNNNNNNNNNNNNNNNNNNNNNNNNNNNNNNNNNNNNNNNNNNNNNNNNNNNNNNNNNNNNNNNNNNNNNNNNNNNNNNNNNNNNNNNNNNNNNNNNNNNNNNNNNNNNNNNNNNNNNNNNNNNNNNNNNNNNNNNNNNNNNNNNNNNNNNNNNNNNNNNNNNNNNNNNNNNNNNNNTCCGGTgctaccgagagagaggaggagaggttctcccccttgtgattcctcctccatggcctccccctagatggggagaggttctccctctggtccttggccttcatggtgatgatggcccctccgggatcctcctccatgccctccggtgatgatggccccctccggcagggtgccagagagggcctagattggttttcggtggctacggaggcttctggcggcggaactcccaatctaggttactTTTCCAACGTTTCTGTATttttaggaatttttggcatcagtctcacgtcaaggaggtgcccgaggcgtccacgaggcaggggcccacgcccaggggggtgggcgcgcccccaccctcgtggacagcccctgactcttctggcccaactcttttactccggggtcttcttttggtccataaaaaatcgtcaaaaattggcatgtcaattggactccgtttgatattccttttctgtaaaactcaaaaacaaggaaaaaaacataaactggcattgcgctctaggttagtcccaaaaaccatataaaatagcatataaatgcatataaaacatccagggttgataatataatagcatgaatacttcataaattatagatatgttggagacgtatcagcatccccaagcttaattcctgctcgtccttgagtaggtaaatgataaaagaaataatttatgaagtgtgaatgctagcaagtgcataagtttcatcaatgatagttccaatcactttttctagcatcattatatatgataacagtagctcattttcataaaacttttcatgatcaagtaacaagctattcacatgttaaagtatagatcataaactctcttgaaactaacaaactatattctcagtcatcaaacaattgcaattcatcttactttcaggaagggtctatgtcagagctttgatttagcaaactccacatactcaactattatttagtctttcacaattgctgacacttacatgatatttatgggttcaaagttttaatccgacacagagaaagataggggcttatagttttgcctcccaacgttttacctcaagggtaatgtcaacaacaatagttcatgaaaacttacatccaattggatatatatatcaggatctttccaacacaatgtgcttgccaaaggataacatgtaaaaaggaaaggtgaagatcaccatgactcttgcataatggtagaagataaaagtaaaagataggcccttcgtagagggaagtagaggttgtcatgcacttttatggttggatgcacaaaatcttaatgcaaaaaaacgtcactttatattgccacttgtgatatggacctttattatgcagtccgtcgcttttatttctttcacatcacacgatcgtataaagcttattttctccacattaatagatcatacatatttagaaggcaatttttattgcatgcaccgatgacaacttacttgaaggatcttactcaatccattgataggtatggtggactctcatggcaaaactagtttaaggaatgtttggaagcacaagtagtatctctacttggtgcaaacaatttggctagcatgaggggaaaagcaagctcagcatgttggatgatccaagacaatatactttatttcggatataagaaaacacaacccattacgttgtcttccttgtccgacatcaaccttttagcatgtcatattttaatgagtgctcacaattacaaaagatttccaagatagtatatttatatgtgaaatctctcttcctttaatattctttcatgaattgttcaagtgaccaattctacgtttgctaactttcaataagtttactacctatacttattctatgtgaagtcattactccccatggtatgagCATATGAaatatatataaattcagatttatgatgttcaattattcaaccatttactaataggatatacgtgaaacacgtgagtaaatgacaaactactccaaaagataatagtgaaggacactgagtagtcaaataattaactagccatgggaggattctttttcatttaataattcagatccaatgattttattcaaacaacaagtaaaattgaaaatacgctccaagcaaaacacatatcatgtgacgaataaaaatatagctctgagtaaggtataccgatagttttgaagacgaaagaggggatgccttccggggcatccccaa from Triticum dicoccoides isolate Atlit2015 ecotype Zavitan chromosome 6A, WEW_v2.0, whole genome shotgun sequence encodes:
- the LOC119317445 gene encoding mitochondrial import inner membrane translocase subunit Tim13, with amino-acid sequence MDSFSSPSMSSSGSSPNPEALMEQIKAQLAQAYAQELLETVGNKCFAKCVTKPGSSLSGSESSCVSRCVDRYIEATGIVGRALFSHR